One Catalinimonas alkaloidigena DNA window includes the following coding sequences:
- a CDS encoding fructosamine kinase family protein — MMTPDADPTPFFETILLEQLGRNVEVLDFQLLGSNPTWQAVRLGTDAGPFFLKWSEAVSIQVVEAEAQSLQLLRKTDVIRLPEVIGHGQSGQHTYLLLEFLYENYPRPDFSSVLGEQLAELHIRTHPTFGLHFDTYLCGLRQDNALDQDGIRFWIEKRLRAQAGLAHYRHLISTETLARLEKLFERLPQLIPREKPALLHGDLRAGNVLVGEDGYVSLLGPAPYYGLREAEIAYAHLLGRFERAFFEAYDNIFPLEPGFEERRSLYNLYPLLVLLNTNGETYTSAIERILRKYL, encoded by the coding sequence ATGATGACACCAGATGCGGACCCTACGCCGTTCTTCGAAACAATACTGTTGGAACAGTTAGGGCGAAATGTCGAGGTACTGGATTTTCAACTGCTGGGGAGTAACCCCACCTGGCAGGCCGTACGCCTGGGAACCGATGCCGGACCTTTTTTTCTGAAATGGAGCGAAGCAGTGTCCATTCAGGTGGTGGAGGCGGAGGCGCAAAGCCTGCAACTCTTGCGGAAGACGGACGTGATTCGCCTGCCCGAGGTGATTGGCCACGGGCAGAGTGGCCAGCATACCTACCTGTTGCTGGAATTTCTGTACGAAAACTATCCCCGGCCCGATTTTTCCAGCGTGCTGGGCGAGCAACTGGCCGAGTTGCACATTCGGACCCATCCCACCTTTGGCTTGCATTTCGATACGTACTTGTGCGGCTTGCGGCAGGACAATGCGCTCGATCAGGACGGTATCCGGTTCTGGATCGAGAAGCGACTGCGCGCGCAGGCCGGACTGGCACATTACCGTCATCTGATCTCGACCGAGACGCTGGCGCGTCTGGAAAAGCTGTTCGAACGCCTGCCGCAACTCATTCCTCGCGAAAAACCCGCACTTTTACACGGCGATCTGCGTGCCGGTAACGTGCTGGTCGGCGAAGACGGGTACGTGTCGCTGTTGGGGCCTGCACCGTACTATGGCTTGCGCGAAGCCGAAATTGCGTACGCGCACTTGCTCGGGCGATTCGAAAGAGCCTTTTTTGAGGCCTACGACAATATTTTTCCGTTAGAGCCCGGTTTTGAGGAACGCCGCTCGCTGTACAATTTGTACCCGTTGCTGGTGTTGCTCAATACCAACGGCGAAACGTATACCAGTGCCATTGAGCGCATTTTGAGAAAATACCTTTAA
- a CDS encoding low molecular weight protein-tyrosine-phosphatase, translated as MASPVRVLFVCLGNICRSPMAEGIFRHLVEQAQVSEQITIDSSGTSRYHIGELADERMRATAAKRGLNLTHRARQILTEDLEIFDLIVAMDRANLTEIRKLPSAEKYQDKLVLMRDFDPQPEDGQVPDPYFGGQDGFENVARMLERSGQRLLAFLMEKYALRPNGKV; from the coding sequence ATGGCATCTCCCGTTCGAGTGTTATTTGTTTGCTTAGGAAATATTTGTCGTTCGCCTATGGCAGAAGGCATATTTCGACATCTGGTAGAGCAAGCACAGGTATCAGAACAGATCACGATCGATTCTTCCGGAACCTCCCGTTACCACATTGGCGAGTTGGCAGACGAACGCATGCGCGCTACGGCTGCGAAACGAGGCTTAAACCTTACACACCGGGCACGTCAAATTTTAACGGAAGATTTGGAAATTTTTGATCTGATCGTCGCCATGGACCGCGCTAACCTGACGGAGATTCGGAAATTGCCCTCGGCGGAAAAGTACCAAGACAAGCTTGTTTTGATGCGTGATTTCGATCCTCAACCCGAAGATGGGCAGGTGCCCGATCCTTATTTCGGAGGGCAGGATGGCTTCGAAAACGTAGCGCGCATGCTGGAACGCTCAGGCCAACGTCTGCTTGCGTTCCTGATGGAAAAGTATGCACTGCGTCCAAATGGGAAGGTATGA
- a CDS encoding DUF2911 domain-containing protein, translating into MKRALLPFVILSLFCIAHLSAQSINPKSRVSQIALATYKSPEGYLKIHYGQPYRKDRAIFGALVPYHQVWRTGANEATELTTTSDLLIGNKELKAGTYSVYTIPQPNRWTIILNSDLGAWGAYEYTPKKDVLRFEVPVGHTPETYEAFTINILGDGPEAEIQMMWEQTFVSIPVKILGATASAP; encoded by the coding sequence ATGAAAAGAGCGCTGCTTCCGTTTGTTATTCTATCCCTCTTTTGCATAGCCCACCTCTCGGCACAAAGCATCAACCCCAAGTCGCGGGTCAGTCAGATCGCGCTGGCGACGTATAAAAGTCCTGAAGGCTACTTGAAGATTCATTACGGTCAACCTTACCGGAAAGACCGGGCCATTTTCGGGGCGTTGGTGCCTTACCACCAGGTATGGCGAACCGGTGCTAACGAGGCGACCGAGCTGACCACTACGTCCGACCTGCTCATTGGCAACAAAGAGCTTAAGGCAGGCACCTACTCGGTCTACACCATTCCGCAACCCAACCGGTGGACGATCATCCTGAACAGCGATTTAGGGGCCTGGGGGGCGTATGAATATACTCCTAAAAAAGATGTCTTGCGTTTCGAAGTTCCTGTGGGCCATACGCCGGAAACCTACGAGGCCTTTACCATCAACATTCTGGGTGATGGGCCCGAAGCGGAGATCCAAATGATGTGGGAGCAGACATTTGTGAGCATCCCGGTAAAAATTCTGGGAGCAACTGCCTCCGCTCCCTGA
- a CDS encoding PhoH family protein, which produces MVEKVITLDNVSLVDFLGVANQNINEIASAFPQSKIISRGNEIRIKGTAPEIMKINDILNALLEHYNHFGRLTQENVQSYIRRDEERIENELLEDTIIYGTKGVIIKPKTVNQQKLVEAVRRHDLVFAVGPAGTGKTYISVAMAVRALKNKEVKKIIITRPAVEAGENLGFLPGDMKEKIDPYLRPIYDALDDMVPAEKLKYYQENRVIEIAPLAYMRGRTLHNAFILLDEAQNTTPMQIKMFLTRMGPNSKAIITGDASQVDLPRQQKSGLLEALHILKDVKGISFVHLDGEDVVRHRLVKRIIEAYDRAAEGQDNPEKPRPKPLPKSTPVE; this is translated from the coding sequence TTGGTAGAAAAAGTCATTACGCTGGATAATGTATCGCTGGTGGACTTCTTGGGTGTTGCCAACCAGAACATCAACGAAATTGCGTCCGCGTTTCCTCAAAGCAAGATTATCTCGCGAGGAAACGAAATTCGTATCAAGGGTACCGCACCCGAGATTATGAAGATCAACGACATCCTGAATGCGTTGCTCGAACACTACAATCACTTTGGACGCCTGACCCAGGAAAATGTCCAGAGCTACATCCGCCGGGACGAAGAGCGCATCGAAAATGAGTTGTTGGAAGATACCATTATCTACGGTACCAAAGGCGTCATCATCAAACCCAAAACGGTCAATCAACAAAAGTTGGTCGAAGCGGTACGCCGCCACGATCTGGTGTTTGCCGTGGGGCCGGCCGGTACCGGCAAGACGTACATCTCGGTGGCCATGGCCGTGCGCGCGCTGAAAAATAAGGAGGTGAAGAAGATCATCATCACGCGGCCCGCCGTTGAAGCGGGCGAAAATCTGGGTTTTCTGCCGGGTGATATGAAAGAAAAAATCGACCCCTACCTGCGCCCCATCTACGATGCCCTGGACGACATGGTGCCTGCCGAAAAGCTCAAGTACTATCAGGAGAACCGGGTGATTGAAATTGCCCCCCTGGCGTACATGCGCGGCCGAACGCTGCACAACGCTTTCATTCTGCTCGACGAGGCGCAGAACACAACGCCGATGCAAATCAAGATGTTTCTGACGCGGATGGGTCCTAACTCAAAGGCGATCATTACGGGTGATGCCTCGCAGGTCGACTTGCCGCGGCAGCAGAAATCGGGGTTGCTGGAGGCGCTTCACATCCTGAAAGATGTCAAAGGCATTTCGTTCGTCCATCTGGATGGCGAGGATGTTGTACGGCACCGGCTCGTCAAGCGGATCATCGAAGCCTACGACCGGGCCGCCGAAGGGCAAGACAACCCGGAGAAGCCCCGCCCCAAGCCGTTGCCCAAAAGCACACCGGTCGAATAA
- a CDS encoding putative quinol monooxygenase, whose amino-acid sequence MVIRIVRLVFREDSVEEFLRIFQRTSPHIRHFEGCQHLELLHDCTHPHVYYTYSYWESEAALEQYRHSPLFKQTWAETRQLFGGRPSAHSVQRVTQVT is encoded by the coding sequence ATGGTAATTCGCATTGTACGGCTGGTTTTTCGTGAAGATAGCGTCGAGGAATTTCTCCGGATTTTTCAGCGTACCTCTCCCCATATTCGTCATTTCGAAGGGTGCCAGCACCTGGAGCTGCTACACGATTGCACCCATCCGCATGTGTACTACACGTATAGCTACTGGGAGTCGGAAGCGGCCCTGGAGCAGTACCGGCATTCGCCCCTCTTCAAGCAAACCTGGGCAGAGACCCGTCAGCTTTTCGGCGGCAGGCCCTCAGCACATTCGGTACAGCGCGTCACGCAGGTTACCTAA